TGGCACCATGCAGCGCTTACGCATCCGGCTCTGGCTTCGGCTCAGGGGACTACACGCTCCCAGATGTCGCCGTACGTGATCACGACGCCCTGGCCATCCACTATCAGGTCCGCAGTGAACGATCCGCCCCGGCTCTCGTACCTGTAGGTGTGATCCTCGATATGCGCGTAACGCTGCGGAAGTCGTTCAATCGTCAGCTCGGGGAACCGCACCCACACGGCGTCCGTCGCTGCAGCCTCACCGGTCTTCAACCCGAGCCGCCGGATCGGCAGCGTGTTCGTCGCCGGTGTGAACGCGAGGTCGATGTCCGTGAGCCCGTCG
The sequence above is drawn from the Longimicrobiales bacterium genome and encodes:
- a CDS encoding putative glycolipid-binding domain-containing protein: DGLTDIDLAFTPATNTLPIRRLGLKTGEAAATDAVWVRFPELTIERLPQRYAHIEDHTYRYESRGGSFTADLIVDGQGVVITYGDIWERVVP